A section of the Citrobacter farmeri genome encodes:
- the nuoM gene encoding NADH-quinone oxidoreductase subunit M has product MLLPWLILIPFIGGFLCWQTERFGVKVPRWIALVTMGLTLALGLHLWLQGGYSLTQSAGIPQWQSEFVLPWIPRFGISIHLAIDGLSLLMVVLTGLLGVLAVLCSWREIEKYQGFFHLNLMWILGGVIGVFLAIDMFLFFFFWEMMLVPMYFLIALWGHKASDGKTRITAATKFFIYTQASGLVMLIAILALVFVHHNATGVWTFNYEDLLKTPMSHGVEYLLMLGFFIAFAVKMPVVPLHGWLPDAHSQAPTAGSVDLAGILLKTAAYGLLRFSLPLFPNASAEFAPIAMWLGVIGIFYGAWMAFTQYDIKRLIAYTSVSHMGFVLIAIYTGSQLAYQGAVIQMIAHGLSAAGLFILCGQLYERLHTRDMRMMGGLWGKMKWLPALSMFFAVATLGMPGTGNFVGEFMILFGSYQVVPAITVISTFGLVFASVYSLAMLHRAYFGKAKSQIAQQELPGMSLRELFIILLLVVLLVLLGFYPQPILDTSHSAMSNIQQWFVNSVTTTRP; this is encoded by the coding sequence CTTTATCGGTGGCTTTCTGTGCTGGCAGACCGAACGCTTTGGCGTGAAGGTGCCGCGCTGGATAGCGCTGGTAACCATGGGACTGACGCTCGCGCTTGGCCTGCACCTGTGGCTACAGGGCGGCTATTCGCTGACGCAATCTGCTGGCATTCCGCAGTGGCAGTCTGAATTTGTCCTGCCGTGGATCCCGCGCTTTGGCATCTCGATTCATCTGGCAATCGACGGTTTGTCGCTGCTGATGGTGGTGCTGACCGGCCTGCTCGGCGTTCTGGCGGTACTCTGCTCCTGGCGAGAAATCGAAAAATACCAGGGCTTTTTCCACCTGAACCTGATGTGGATCCTCGGCGGCGTTATCGGCGTGTTCCTTGCCATCGACATGTTCCTGTTCTTCTTCTTCTGGGAAATGATGCTGGTGCCGATGTACTTCCTGATCGCGCTGTGGGGCCATAAGGCGTCTGACGGTAAAACGCGTATCACGGCGGCAACCAAGTTCTTCATTTACACCCAGGCGAGTGGTCTGGTGATGCTGATTGCCATCCTGGCGCTGGTGTTCGTTCACCACAATGCGACCGGCGTGTGGACCTTCAACTATGAAGACCTGCTGAAAACCCCGATGTCGCACGGCGTTGAGTATCTGCTGATGCTGGGCTTCTTCATCGCATTTGCGGTGAAAATGCCGGTGGTTCCGCTGCACGGCTGGCTGCCGGATGCGCACTCCCAGGCACCGACCGCAGGTTCCGTTGACCTCGCCGGTATTTTGCTGAAAACCGCCGCTTACGGTCTGCTCCGCTTCTCCCTGCCGCTGTTCCCGAACGCGTCGGCGGAATTTGCGCCTATTGCGATGTGGCTGGGCGTCATCGGTATCTTCTACGGTGCGTGGATGGCGTTCACGCAGTACGACATCAAACGTCTGATCGCTTACACCTCGGTTTCACACATGGGCTTCGTGCTGATTGCCATCTACACCGGCAGTCAACTGGCGTATCAGGGGGCAGTGATTCAGATGATCGCGCACGGCCTGTCCGCGGCGGGTCTGTTCATTCTGTGTGGTCAGTTGTACGAACGTCTGCATACCCGCGACATGCGCATGATGGGCGGATTGTGGGGCAAAATGAAATGGTTGCCTGCGCTGTCTATGTTCTTCGCGGTGGCGACGCTGGGTATGCCGGGTACCGGTAACTTCGTTGGCGAATTCATGATCCTGTTCGGCAGCTACCAGGTGGTTCCGGCGATCACGGTGATTTCGACCTTTGGTCTGGTGTTTGCCTCTGTTTACTCGCTGGCGATGCTGCATCGCGCTTACTTCGGTAAAGCAAAGAGTCAGATTGCACAACAAGAACTGCCAGGAATGTCGCTGCGTGAGCTGTTTATCATCCTGTTGCTGGTCGTGCTTCTGGTACTGCTTGGCTTCTATCCGCAGCCGATTCTGGATACCTCGCATTCTGCGATGAGCAACATCCAGCAGTGGTTTGTTAATTCCGTTACTACTACAAGGCCGTAA
- the nuoN gene encoding NADH-quinone oxidoreductase subunit NuoN produces MTITPQHLIALLPLLIVGLTVVVVMLSIAWRRNHFLNATLSVIGLNAALVSLWFVGQAGAMDVTPLMRVDGFAMLYTGLVLLASLATCTFAYPWLEGYDDNREEFYLLVLIAALGGILLANANHLAALFLGIELISLPLFGLVGYAFRQKRSLEASIKYTILSAAASSFLLFGMALVYAQSGNLSFVALGKSLGDGMLNEPLLLAGFGMMIVGLGFKLSLVPFHLWTPDVYQGAPAPVSTFLATASKIAIFGVVMRLFLYAPVGDSEAVRVVLGVIAFASIIFGNLMALSQTNIKRLLGYSSISHLGYLLVALIALQSGEMSMEAVGVYLAGYLFSSLGAFGVVSLMSSPYRGPDADSLFSYRGLFWHRPILAAVMTVMMLSLAGIPMTLGFIGKFYVLAVGVQAHLWWLVAAVVVGSAIGLYYYLRVAVSLYLSAPQQLNRDAPSNWQYSAGGIVVLISALLVLVLGIYPQPLISIVQLAAPLM; encoded by the coding sequence ATGACAATAACTCCACAACACCTGATTGCGCTGCTACCGCTGCTGATCGTCGGCTTGACGGTGGTGGTTGTGATGCTCTCCATTGCGTGGCGACGCAATCACTTCCTCAATGCCACGCTGTCGGTCATTGGGCTTAACGCCGCGCTGGTTTCGCTCTGGTTTGTTGGCCAGGCTGGCGCGATGGATGTCACCCCGCTGATGCGGGTTGACGGTTTCGCGATGCTCTACACCGGACTGGTTCTGTTGGCGAGTCTGGCGACTTGTACCTTTGCCTACCCGTGGCTGGAAGGCTATGACGACAACCGGGAAGAGTTCTACCTGCTGGTGCTGATTGCTGCGCTGGGCGGTATTCTGCTGGCGAATGCGAATCATCTGGCGGCGCTGTTCCTCGGTATTGAGCTTATCTCCCTGCCGCTGTTTGGTCTGGTGGGTTATGCGTTCCGTCAGAAACGCTCGCTGGAAGCCAGTATCAAATACACCATCCTGTCTGCTGCCGCCTCTTCATTCCTGCTGTTCGGTATGGCGCTGGTGTACGCACAGTCTGGCAATCTGTCGTTTGTAGCGCTCGGTAAGAGCCTCGGCGATGGTATGCTGAACGAGCCGCTGCTGCTGGCGGGCTTCGGGATGATGATTGTGGGTCTGGGCTTTAAACTCTCTCTGGTTCCGTTCCACCTCTGGACGCCAGACGTGTACCAGGGTGCACCTGCTCCGGTTTCCACCTTCCTGGCGACGGCGAGCAAAATCGCTATCTTCGGCGTGGTGATGCGTCTGTTCCTGTACGCGCCGGTTGGCGACAGTGAAGCGGTTCGCGTGGTGCTGGGTGTGATTGCCTTTGCCTCCATCATCTTTGGTAACCTGATGGCGCTGAGCCAGACCAACATCAAGCGTCTGCTCGGTTACTCGTCTATCTCTCACCTCGGCTACCTGCTGGTGGCGCTGATTGCCTTGCAGAGCGGCGAGATGTCAATGGAAGCGGTGGGCGTTTATCTCGCCGGTTATCTGTTCAGCAGCCTCGGCGCATTCGGCGTGGTCAGTCTGATGTCCAGCCCGTACCGTGGCCCGGATGCTGATTCTCTGTTCTCCTACCGCGGTCTGTTCTGGCATCGTCCGATCCTCGCGGCAGTGATGACGGTGATGATGCTGTCTCTGGCCGGTATCCCAATGACGCTGGGCTTTATCGGTAAGTTCTACGTGCTGGCAGTTGGTGTGCAGGCGCACCTGTGGTGGCTGGTTGCCGCTGTGGTGGTAGGTTCCGCAATTGGTTTGTACTACTACCTGCGCGTTGCCGTGAGTCTGTACCTGAGCGCGCCGCAGCAGCTTAACCGCGATGCGCCGTCTAACTGGCAGTACAGCGCAGGCGGTATTGTGGTCCTGATCTCCGCACTGCTGGTGCTGGTACTGGGTATCTACCCGCAGCCGCTGATCAGCATCGTACAGTTGGCCGCCCCGCTGATGTAA
- a CDS encoding chemotaxis protein, translated as MDNFQKDIDDRANLTLSNRFELLLFRLGNSLHEQKSELFGINVFKLREIVPMPAFTRPAGMKAPLLGMVNIRDQVIPVIDLPAVAGCKPENGLNILLITEYARSVQAFAVESVENIMRLDWKQVHTAEKAVNGRYITSIACLDEDKETNNLALVLDVEQILYDIVPSNHDLRATELKTNKFNITPGAVAIVAEDSRVARAMLEKGLTAMEIPHQMHVTGKDAWDKIQQLAQEAEAEGKAISEKIALVLTDLEMPEMDGFTLTRKIKTDERLKKIPVVIHSSLSGSANEDHVRKVKADGYVAKFEVNELSSVIQEVMDRAAQNITGPLVSRQLIA; from the coding sequence ATGGATAATTTCCAGAAAGATATTGATGACAGGGCGAATCTGACCCTGTCCAACCGCTTTGAACTGCTGCTGTTTCGTCTGGGAAACTCTCTGCACGAACAGAAATCTGAGCTATTTGGCATTAACGTGTTCAAATTGCGCGAAATTGTCCCCATGCCCGCCTTTACCCGTCCGGCCGGGATGAAAGCCCCGCTGCTGGGAATGGTCAACATCCGCGACCAGGTTATTCCGGTCATTGACCTCCCTGCCGTTGCCGGTTGTAAGCCAGAGAATGGGCTCAACATTCTGCTGATCACCGAATACGCCCGCAGCGTGCAGGCCTTCGCCGTCGAATCAGTAGAAAACATCATGCGCCTGGACTGGAAGCAGGTACACACTGCAGAAAAAGCGGTGAACGGCCGCTATATCACCAGTATCGCCTGTCTGGACGAGGACAAAGAGACCAACAACCTGGCGCTGGTGCTCGACGTGGAGCAGATCCTGTATGACATCGTACCGTCGAATCACGACCTGCGCGCAACGGAACTGAAAACCAATAAGTTCAACATCACCCCAGGTGCTGTCGCCATTGTCGCGGAAGATTCCCGCGTGGCGCGCGCGATGCTGGAGAAAGGTCTGACGGCGATGGAGATCCCCCATCAGATGCATGTCACCGGTAAGGATGCGTGGGACAAAATCCAGCAACTGGCGCAGGAAGCAGAAGCGGAAGGCAAAGCGATCAGCGAGAAGATCGCGCTGGTGCTGACCGATCTTGAAATGCCAGAGATGGATGGCTTCACTCTGACCCGAAAAATCAAAACCGATGAGCGACTGAAGAAGATCCCGGTGGTGATTCACTCTTCCCTCTCCGGCAGCGCCAACGAAGATCACGTCCGCAAAGTGAAAGCCGATGGCTATGTGGCCAAGTTTGAGGTCAATGAGCTGTCATCCGTTATTCAGGAAGTGATGGACCGGGCGGCGCAAAACATCACTGGTCCGCTGGTCAGCCGTCAGTTGATTGCCTGA
- the rbn gene encoding ribonuclease BN, which translates to MEFLFLGTSAGVPTRTRNVTAILLHHQHPTQPALWLFDCGEGTQHQMLSTAYHPGKIERIFISHLHGDHLFGLPGLLCSRSMAGNAHPLTLYGPKGLREFTETALRLSGSWTDYPLEIVEITAGDILDDELRKVTAYPLEHPLECYGYRVEEHDKPGALNARALKAAGVKAGPWFQDLKAGKTVTLEDGSVIRGADFLAPAIPGKAVAIFGDTAPCASAFELAKGVDVMIHETTLDASMEEKANSRGHSSTRQAALLAREAAVGRLIITHVSSRYDGAGCQRLLAECQAIFPATELADDFAVFTV; encoded by the coding sequence ATGGAATTTCTCTTTTTAGGCACCTCGGCTGGCGTTCCCACGCGGACACGTAACGTGACGGCCATTCTGCTACATCATCAACACCCGACGCAGCCGGCGCTGTGGCTGTTTGACTGTGGGGAAGGCACACAGCATCAGATGTTGAGCACGGCATATCATCCTGGCAAGATTGAGCGGATTTTCATCAGCCATCTGCACGGCGATCATCTGTTCGGTTTACCGGGTTTGTTATGCAGCCGTTCGATGGCGGGCAATGCTCACCCGCTGACGCTTTACGGTCCAAAGGGGCTGCGCGAGTTTACGGAAACCGCGCTGCGCCTGAGCGGCTCCTGGACCGACTACCCGTTGGAAATCGTCGAAATCACCGCCGGGGATATTCTTGATGACGAGCTAAGAAAAGTGACGGCTTACCCGCTTGAGCACCCGCTGGAATGCTACGGCTACCGCGTTGAAGAGCATGACAAACCCGGTGCGCTGAACGCCAGAGCGTTGAAAGCGGCGGGAGTGAAAGCCGGCCCCTGGTTTCAGGATCTGAAAGCTGGCAAAACGGTCACCCTGGAAGATGGCAGCGTGATACGCGGTGCTGATTTTCTTGCTCCGGCAATCCCCGGCAAAGCGGTGGCGATTTTTGGCGATACTGCCCCCTGTGCATCCGCGTTTGAGCTGGCGAAAGGGGTTGACGTGATGATTCACGAAACCACGCTGGATGCGTCGATGGAAGAAAAGGCCAACAGCCGTGGGCACAGTTCTACCCGCCAGGCGGCGCTGCTGGCACGGGAGGCCGCTGTCGGGAGACTCATCATAACGCACGTCAGTTCGCGCTATGACGGCGCGGGCTGCCAGCGGCTGCTGGCAGAGTGTCAGGCCATCTTTCCCGCCACGGAACTTGCCGACGATTTCGCCGTTTTCACGGTTTAG
- a CDS encoding GNAT family N-acetyltransferase, which produces MITWQDLHHSELTVPQLYALLKLRCAVFVVEQNCPYLDVDGDDLVGENRHILGWHDGELVAYARILKSAEDLEPVVIGRVIVSEALRGEKLGQNLMAQALASCQRHWPEKALYLGAQAHLQAFYARFGFTPVTEVYDEDGIPHVGMAREAIRA; this is translated from the coding sequence ATGATTACCTGGCAAGACCTGCATCATTCGGAATTAACCGTCCCTCAGCTTTATGCGCTGTTAAAACTACGCTGTGCGGTGTTTGTTGTGGAGCAGAACTGTCCCTATCTTGACGTAGACGGCGACGACCTGGTGGGTGAAAACCGCCATATCCTCGGCTGGCATGACGGCGAACTGGTGGCGTATGCGAGGATTCTGAAAAGCGCTGAAGATCTGGAGCCGGTAGTGATCGGGCGGGTAATTGTCAGTGAGGCGTTACGCGGTGAAAAACTGGGGCAAAATCTGATGGCGCAGGCGCTGGCATCTTGCCAACGACACTGGCCGGAGAAGGCGCTGTATCTGGGGGCGCAGGCGCATTTGCAGGCATTCTATGCGCGATTTGGTTTTACGCCGGTCACTGAGGTATACGATGAAGATGGTATCCCTCATGTGGGGATGGCGCGCGAAGCGATTCGGGCGTGA
- the elaB gene encoding stress response protein ElaB produces the protein MSYQFGDSRIDDDLTLLSETLEEVLRSSGDPADQKYIELKARAEQALDEVKKRVSQASDSYYYRARQAVYRADDYVHEKPWQGIGVGATVGLVLGLLLARR, from the coding sequence ATGTCATATCAATTTGGTGATTCGCGTATTGATGACGACCTGACGTTGCTGAGCGAAACGCTGGAAGAGGTGCTGCGTTCCTCAGGGGATCCTGCCGATCAAAAGTACATTGAGCTGAAAGCGCGGGCGGAACAGGCGCTGGACGAGGTCAAAAAGCGCGTAAGTCAGGCTTCAGATAGCTACTATTATCGTGCCAGGCAGGCGGTTTATCGTGCAGATGACTATGTACACGAAAAACCCTGGCAGGGGATTGGCGTTGGCGCAACGGTCGGACTGGTGCTCGGCTTACTGCTGGCACGACGCTAA